A stretch of Christensenellaceae bacterium DNA encodes these proteins:
- a CDS encoding TrpB-like pyridoxal-phosphate dependent enzyme: MVKVPHRLYLTEDEMPRQWYNMRADMKELPDPIINPATMQPATEEDLYPVFCTKLAHQEMDNETRYVDIPEEVLEMYKIYRPSPLIRAYNLEKELDTPAKIYYKFEGNNTSGSHKLNSAIAQAYYAKEQGLKGLTTETGAGQWGTALAEACSYFGLPLTVFMVKVSYQQKPFRKAVMQTFDADVIASPSSTTQVGRKILAENPQTGGSLGCAISEAVEKAVGSEGYRYVLGSVLNQVLLHQSIIGLESKTAMEKLDEYPDVVIGCAGGGSNLGGLIAPFMQDKLLGRANPRIIAVEPASCPSFTRGKYAYDFCDTGKITPMAKMYTLGSGFMPSANHAGGLRYHGMSPILSKLYHDGYMDAVAVEQSKVFEAAVLFAKKETILPAPESAHAIREAIDEALRCKESGEAKTILFGLTGTGYFDMTAYEAFHDGKMSDYIPTDEELAKGFDSLPQMP; this comes from the coding sequence ATGGTAAAAGTTCCGCACAGACTCTATTTAACAGAAGACGAGATGCCCAGGCAGTGGTACAATATGCGCGCGGATATGAAAGAGCTGCCGGACCCGATAATCAATCCCGCGACAATGCAGCCGGCAACGGAAGAAGACCTCTATCCGGTATTCTGCACAAAGCTCGCGCACCAGGAAATGGACAATGAAACGCGGTATGTAGATATTCCGGAAGAAGTGCTGGAGATGTATAAGATATACCGTCCGTCTCCGCTCATCAGGGCGTATAACCTGGAAAAGGAGCTGGATACGCCCGCTAAGATTTATTATAAGTTCGAGGGAAACAATACGTCGGGCAGCCACAAGCTGAACTCGGCGATCGCCCAGGCGTATTACGCAAAGGAGCAGGGCCTTAAAGGGCTGACGACGGAAACGGGCGCGGGCCAGTGGGGCACGGCGCTGGCGGAAGCGTGCTCATACTTCGGACTGCCGCTGACGGTATTCATGGTTAAGGTATCCTATCAGCAAAAGCCGTTCCGCAAGGCGGTCATGCAAACGTTCGATGCGGACGTGATCGCCAGCCCGAGCAGCACGACGCAGGTCGGCAGAAAGATTCTGGCAGAAAATCCGCAAACAGGCGGGAGCCTTGGATGCGCGATTTCCGAAGCGGTGGAAAAAGCGGTGGGATCGGAGGGTTACCGTTACGTGCTCGGTTCGGTATTAAACCAGGTATTGCTGCACCAGTCGATCATTGGCCTTGAGTCTAAGACCGCGATGGAAAAACTGGACGAATATCCGGACGTCGTCATCGGCTGCGCGGGCGGCGGCTCCAACCTTGGCGGCCTGATCGCGCCGTTCATGCAGGACAAGCTGCTGGGCAGGGCAAACCCGCGGATCATAGCGGTCGAGCCTGCATCCTGCCCGTCCTTTACGCGCGGGAAGTACGCGTACGATTTCTGCGATACGGGCAAGATCACGCCTATGGCCAAGATGTATACGCTCGGAAGCGGGTTCATGCCCTCGGCAAATCACGCGGGCGGACTGCGCTACCACGGGATGTCGCCCATCTTATCCAAGCTCTATCATGACGGGTATATGGACGCGGTTGCCGTGGAACAGAGTAAGGTTTTTGAAGCGGCGGTATTGTTTGCCAAAAAAGAAACGATCCTGCCCGCGCCGGAATCTGCCCATGCGATCCGCGAGGCGATCGACGAAGCGCTGAGGTGCAAGGAGTCGGGCGAAGCAAAAACGATCCTCTTCGGGCTTACGGGTACAGGCTACT